The following are from one region of the Streptomyces decoyicus genome:
- the ruvC gene encoding crossover junction endodeoxyribonuclease RuvC, translating into MKVLGVDPGLTRCGVGVVDGVAGRPLTMVGVGVVRTPADADIALRLVEIERGIDAWLDEHRPEYVAVERVFSQHNVRTVMGTAQASAVAMLCAARRGLPVALHTPSEVKAAVTGSGRADKAQVGAMVTRLLRLDAPPKPADAADALALAICHIWRAPAVNRLQQAHAAARRAAPATIPSSGPRRATPQKGTR; encoded by the coding sequence ATGAAGGTGCTGGGGGTGGACCCGGGGCTGACGCGCTGCGGGGTCGGCGTGGTCGACGGGGTCGCGGGGCGCCCGCTGACGATGGTCGGCGTGGGCGTCGTCCGCACTCCCGCGGACGCCGATATCGCCCTCCGTCTCGTCGAGATCGAGCGCGGGATAGACGCCTGGCTCGACGAGCACCGCCCGGAGTACGTCGCCGTGGAGCGCGTCTTCAGCCAGCACAACGTCCGTACGGTCATGGGCACCGCCCAGGCCAGCGCGGTCGCCATGCTGTGCGCGGCGCGCCGCGGGCTGCCGGTCGCGCTGCACACCCCCAGCGAGGTCAAGGCCGCCGTCACCGGGTCGGGACGGGCCGACAAGGCCCAGGTCGGCGCGATGGTCACGCGCCTGCTGCGGCTCGACGCGCCGCCGAAGCCGGCCGACGCCGCCGATGCCCTGGCCCTCGCCATCTGTCACATCTGGCGCGCCCCCGCGGTCAACCGCCTCCAGCAGGCGCATGCCGCGGCCCGCCGCGCCGCTCCCGCCACCATCCCGTCCTCCGGCCCGCGCCGGGCGACTCCCCAGAAGGGCACCCGATGA
- a CDS encoding YebC/PmpR family DNA-binding transcriptional regulator — translation MSGHSKWATTKHKKAVIDAKRGKLFAKLIKNIEVAARTGGADPDGNPTLFDAIQKAKKSSVPNKNIDSAVKRGAGLEAGGADYETIMYEGYGPNGVAVLIECLTDNRNRAASDVRVAMTRNGGSMADPGSVSYLFNRKGVVIVPKGELTEDDVLGAVLDAGAEEVNDLGESFEVLSEATDLVAVRSALQESGIDYDSADANFVPTMQVELEEEGARKIFKLIDALEDSDDVQNVFANFDVSDDVMAKVDA, via the coding sequence ATGTCCGGCCACTCTAAATGGGCTACGACGAAGCACAAGAAGGCCGTGATCGATGCCAAGCGCGGCAAGCTCTTCGCGAAGCTGATCAAGAACATCGAGGTCGCGGCGCGTACCGGCGGTGCCGACCCGGACGGAAACCCGACCCTCTTCGACGCCATCCAGAAGGCCAAGAAGAGCTCGGTGCCCAACAAGAACATCGACTCCGCGGTCAAGCGCGGTGCGGGTCTCGAAGCCGGCGGCGCCGACTACGAAACCATCATGTACGAGGGGTACGGCCCCAACGGTGTCGCGGTGCTCATCGAGTGCCTCACCGACAACCGCAACCGTGCCGCCTCGGACGTCCGCGTCGCCATGACCCGCAACGGCGGTTCGATGGCCGACCCGGGTTCGGTGTCGTACCTGTTCAACCGCAAGGGCGTGGTGATCGTCCCCAAGGGTGAACTGACCGAGGACGACGTCCTGGGCGCGGTCCTGGACGCCGGCGCCGAGGAGGTCAACGACCTCGGCGAGTCCTTCGAGGTGCTCAGCGAGGCCACCGACCTGGTCGCGGTCCGCAGCGCCCTCCAGGAGTCCGGTATCGACTACGACTCCGCCGACGCCAACTTCGTCCCGACCATGCAGGTCGAGCTGGAGGAAGAGGGCGCGCGCAAGATCTTCAAGCTGATCGACGCGCTGGAGGACAGCGACGACGTGCAGAACGTCTTCGCCAACTTCGACGTCTCGGACGATGTGATGGCCAAGGTCGACGCCTGA
- the secF gene encoding protein translocase subunit SecF, which translates to MSKLGNIGARLYRGEVGYDFIGKRKIWYGLSILITIVAIVGLGVRGLNMGIEFSGGAVFTTPKTSVSASEAQHKAESAAGGHQAMAQKLGDGALRIQISGLDTKAAVPVQEGLAKDLNVPVKDVNTQLVGPSWGEQIANKAWLGLGIFMVLVVLYLAIAFEWRMAVAALVALIHDLTITVGIYALVGFEVTPGTVIGLLTILGYSLYDTVVVFDSLKEASKDITKQTRFTYSEIANRSINGTLVRSINTTVVALLPVAGLLFVGGGVLGAGMLNDISLALFVGLAAGAYSSIFIATPLVADLKDREPEMKALAKRVKAKRAAAAAKGASQEDAQDAASAPADAEDGDDGTVVGPRRQPASRNRGRGRPSGKRR; encoded by the coding sequence ATGTCCAAGCTCGGAAACATCGGCGCCCGGCTGTACCGCGGCGAGGTCGGCTACGACTTCATCGGCAAGCGGAAGATCTGGTACGGCCTCTCGATCCTCATCACGATCGTGGCCATCGTCGGTCTGGGGGTGCGCGGCCTGAACATGGGCATCGAGTTCTCCGGCGGCGCGGTCTTCACGACCCCGAAGACCTCCGTGTCCGCCTCGGAGGCGCAGCACAAGGCCGAGTCGGCGGCCGGCGGCCACCAGGCCATGGCGCAGAAGCTCGGCGACGGCGCACTGCGCATCCAGATCAGCGGTCTGGACACCAAGGCAGCGGTGCCGGTCCAGGAAGGGCTCGCCAAGGACCTGAACGTCCCCGTCAAGGACGTCAACACCCAGCTGGTCGGCCCGAGTTGGGGTGAGCAGATCGCCAACAAGGCCTGGCTGGGCCTGGGGATCTTCATGGTCCTCGTGGTGCTCTACCTGGCCATCGCCTTCGAGTGGCGGATGGCGGTCGCCGCCCTGGTCGCGCTGATCCACGACCTCACGATCACGGTCGGCATCTACGCCCTGGTCGGCTTCGAGGTCACCCCCGGCACGGTCATCGGTCTGCTGACGATCCTCGGTTACTCCCTCTACGACACGGTCGTCGTCTTCGACAGTCTCAAGGAAGCCTCCAAGGACATCACCAAGCAGACCCGCTTCACCTACAGCGAGATCGCCAACCGCAGCATCAACGGCACCCTGGTGCGCTCCATCAACACCACTGTCGTGGCGCTGCTCCCGGTCGCCGGTCTGCTGTTCGTCGGCGGCGGTGTCCTGGGCGCGGGCATGCTCAACGACATCTCGCTGGCCCTGTTCGTCGGTCTCGCCGCCGGTGCGTACTCCTCGATCTTCATCGCGACGCCGCTGGTCGCCGATCTGAAGGACCGCGAGCCGGAGATGAAGGCGCTGGCCAAGCGGGTGAAGGCGAAGCGCGCCGCGGCCGCGGCCAAGGGCGCGAGCCAGGAGGACGCGCAGGATGCGGCGTCCGCCCCGGCGGACGCCGAGGACGGTGACGACGGCACGGTCGTCGGCCCCCGCCGGCAGCCCGCCTCCCGCAACCGCGGCCGCGGCCGCCCGTCGGGCAAGCGCCGATGA
- the yajC gene encoding preprotein translocase subunit YajC: MSIVTLLPFIVLIGAMFLMTRSAKKKQQAAAQMRNEMQAGTGVRTIGGMYATVKEIHEETVLLEVAPGVHAIYAKNAIGAVLADEEYNRILDGADPIHADEPVVPDDASSLTAASADEAADKGDKIDLGKTEATAAEPAVDEPAADKAKDTKAAEDSENTVKADADTVKDEKKSGDDEAK; encoded by the coding sequence GTGAGTATCGTGACTCTCCTCCCCTTCATCGTCCTCATCGGGGCCATGTTCCTGATGACCCGGTCTGCCAAGAAGAAGCAGCAGGCGGCCGCGCAGATGCGCAATGAAATGCAGGCCGGCACCGGCGTCCGGACCATCGGCGGCATGTACGCCACCGTCAAGGAAATCCACGAGGAAACCGTCCTCCTGGAGGTCGCCCCCGGCGTGCACGCGATCTACGCCAAGAACGCCATCGGCGCCGTGCTCGCGGACGAGGAGTACAACCGCATCCTGGACGGTGCCGACCCGATCCACGCCGACGAGCCGGTCGTCCCGGACGACGCGTCCTCGCTGACCGCCGCCTCCGCCGACGAGGCCGCCGACAAGGGCGACAAGATCGACCTGGGCAAGACCGAGGCCACGGCCGCCGAGCCCGCCGTGGACGAGCCCGCCGCCGACAAGGCGAAGGACACCAAGGCAGCCGAGGACAGCGAGAACACCGTCAAGGCGGACGCGGACACCGTCAAGGACGAGAAGAAGTCCGGCGACGACGAAGCCAAGTAG
- the secD gene encoding protein translocase subunit SecD: MAAPKKGRRAPASQGHPGRTLILVLIAMVGLVGGMFYSDTLTPRLGIDLAGGTSFTLAAQNQPGKPNAINETNMKTAAGIMERRVNGLGVTESEVQTQGSNHIIVNIPKGTDAKQARQQVGTTAQLGFRPVLTTTAGTKTPEPKPSPSQSGANGKGKGDKASGDKTKVQPGTQQNASSQSPSSKPTTQGRAVTDSLKKAPSAKPTPSGKPSTPPAPPAPPGAADIPPALQKQLNALDCSTKKGRSAAGEKAANTKPSDPIVACKQDGAQKYALGPVGVEGTDVSGAKAVFDSQQGQGWIVQMDFTSEGGKKFGDITGKLAAKAPPQNQFGIVLDGAVVSSPSVDKAIMGGGATISGGFTQQTAEDLGNMLSYGALPLSFKIDDETTVTAALGGEQLHAGLIAGAIGLGLVVIYLVAYYRGLALVALASLGVSAVLTYTIMTLLGPAIGFALNLPAVCGAIVAIGITADSFIVYFERIRDEIREGRTLRPAVERGWPRARRTILVSDFVSFLAAAVLFAVTVGKVQGFAFTLGLTTVLDVVVVFFFTKPLMTLLARRKFFSDGHPWSGLDPKRLGAKPPLRRRRGAAPTTKEA, translated from the coding sequence GTGGCAGCACCGAAGAAGGGCCGCAGGGCGCCCGCGAGCCAGGGGCATCCGGGCCGCACCCTGATCCTGGTCCTGATCGCCATGGTGGGGCTGGTCGGAGGCATGTTCTACTCCGACACGCTGACGCCGCGGCTGGGCATCGACCTGGCCGGCGGCACCAGCTTCACGCTGGCGGCCCAGAACCAGCCGGGCAAGCCCAACGCGATCAACGAGACCAACATGAAAACCGCCGCCGGCATCATGGAGCGGCGGGTCAACGGTCTCGGTGTGACCGAGTCAGAGGTCCAGACGCAGGGCAGCAACCACATCATCGTGAACATCCCCAAGGGGACGGACGCGAAGCAGGCCCGCCAGCAGGTCGGCACCACCGCCCAGCTCGGATTCCGGCCGGTGCTGACCACCACCGCGGGGACGAAGACCCCCGAGCCCAAGCCCAGCCCCTCCCAGAGCGGTGCGAACGGCAAGGGCAAGGGCGACAAGGCCTCGGGTGACAAGACCAAGGTCCAGCCGGGAACCCAGCAGAACGCGTCCTCGCAGTCGCCGAGCTCGAAGCCGACGACGCAGGGCCGCGCGGTGACGGACTCGCTGAAGAAGGCGCCCTCCGCCAAGCCCACCCCGTCCGGCAAGCCCTCCACACCCCCGGCGCCGCCGGCGCCTCCGGGCGCAGCGGACATCCCGCCGGCTCTCCAGAAGCAGCTCAACGCGCTGGACTGCTCCACGAAGAAGGGCCGCTCCGCCGCGGGCGAGAAGGCCGCCAACACCAAGCCGTCCGACCCGATCGTGGCGTGCAAGCAGGACGGCGCCCAGAAGTACGCGCTCGGCCCGGTCGGCGTCGAGGGCACGGACGTCAGCGGCGCCAAGGCCGTCTTCGACAGCCAGCAGGGCCAGGGCTGGATCGTCCAGATGGACTTCACGTCCGAGGGCGGCAAGAAGTTCGGGGACATCACCGGCAAGCTCGCCGCCAAGGCGCCGCCGCAGAACCAGTTCGGCATCGTCCTGGACGGTGCGGTCGTGTCCTCCCCCTCGGTCGACAAGGCCATCATGGGCGGCGGGGCCACCATCTCCGGCGGCTTCACCCAGCAGACCGCCGAGGACCTCGGCAACATGCTGTCCTACGGTGCCCTGCCGCTCTCCTTCAAGATCGACGACGAGACCACGGTCACTGCGGCGCTCGGTGGCGAGCAGCTGCACGCCGGTCTGATCGCCGGCGCCATCGGCCTCGGACTGGTCGTCATCTACCTCGTCGCCTACTACCGGGGACTGGCGCTGGTCGCGCTGGCGAGCCTGGGCGTCTCGGCGGTCCTGACGTACACGATCATGACCTTGCTCGGCCCGGCCATCGGGTTCGCGCTGAACCTCCCGGCGGTCTGTGGCGCCATCGTCGCCATCGGTATCACCGCCGACTCGTTCATCGTCTACTTCGAGCGCATCCGGGACGAGATCCGCGAGGGACGCACCCTGCGCCCGGCCGTCGAGCGCGGCTGGCCGCGGGCCCGCCGCACGATCCTGGTCTCCGACTTCGTGTCGTTCCTGGCCGCCGCGGTGCTGTTCGCCGTCACCGTCGGCAAGGTGCAGGGCTTCGCCTTCACGCTCGGCCTGACCACCGTCCTCGACGTCGTCGTGGTCTTCTTCTTCACCAAGCCCCTGATGACGCTGCTGGCCCGGCGGAAGTTCTTCTCCGACGGCCATCCCTGGTCCGGCCTCGACCCCAAGCGCCTGGGTGCCAAGCCGCCGCTGCGCCGCCGTCGCGGCGCCGCCCCCACCACGAAGGAGGCGTGA
- the ruvB gene encoding Holliday junction branch migration DNA helicase RuvB: MNWDDTAPHSTAEETATGAPDRLVGADADGEDTAVEAALRPKDLEEFVGQERVREQLDLVLRAARARGATADHVLLSGAPGLGKTTLSMIIAAEMGAPIRITSGPAIQHAGDLAAILSSLQEGEVLFLDEIHRMSRPAEEMLYMAMEDFRVDVIVGKGPGATAIPLELPPFTLVGATTRAGLLPPPLRDRFGFTAHMEFYAPAELERVIHRSAGLLDLDIEPEGAAEIAGRSRGTPRIANRLLRRVRDYAQVKADGLITREIASQALGVYEVDARGLDRLDRAVLTALLKLFGGGPVGLSTLAVAVGEERETVEEVAEPFLVREGLLARTPRGRIATPAAWAHLGLVPPQQQAGGSGQQGLFGA; the protein is encoded by the coding sequence GTGAACTGGGACGACACCGCACCGCACAGCACCGCCGAGGAGACCGCCACGGGCGCCCCCGACCGGTTGGTGGGGGCCGACGCGGACGGCGAGGACACCGCCGTCGAGGCCGCGCTGCGGCCCAAGGACCTCGAGGAATTCGTCGGCCAGGAGCGGGTGCGCGAACAGCTCGACCTGGTGCTGCGGGCCGCCCGCGCCCGCGGCGCCACCGCCGATCATGTCCTGCTGTCCGGGGCGCCTGGCCTCGGCAAGACGACCCTCTCGATGATCATCGCCGCCGAGATGGGCGCCCCGATCCGGATCACCTCCGGCCCCGCCATCCAGCACGCCGGAGACCTCGCCGCGATCCTCTCCTCCCTCCAGGAGGGCGAGGTCCTCTTTCTCGACGAGATCCACCGGATGTCCCGGCCCGCCGAGGAAATGCTCTACATGGCCATGGAGGACTTCCGCGTCGACGTGATCGTCGGCAAGGGCCCGGGAGCCACCGCCATCCCCCTCGAACTCCCCCCGTTCACCCTGGTCGGCGCCACGACCCGGGCCGGTCTGCTGCCGCCCCCGCTGCGCGACCGCTTCGGCTTCACGGCCCATATGGAGTTCTACGCCCCCGCCGAGCTGGAGCGGGTCATCCACCGCTCGGCCGGGCTGCTGGACCTGGACATAGAACCCGAGGGCGCCGCCGAGATCGCCGGCCGCTCCCGCGGCACGCCCCGTATCGCCAACCGCCTGCTGCGCCGCGTCCGCGACTACGCCCAGGTGAAGGCCGACGGCTTGATCACCCGCGAGATCGCCTCCCAGGCCCTCGGGGTCTACGAGGTCGACGCCCGCGGCCTGGACCGTCTCGACCGCGCCGTGCTCACGGCCCTGCTCAAGCTGTTCGGCGGCGGTCCGGTGGGCCTGTCCACCCTCGCGGTCGCGGTGGGGGAGGAGCGCGAGACCGTCGAGGAGGTCGCCGAGCCCTTCCTCGTACGGGAAGGGCTGCTGGCCAGGACCCCCAGAGGCCGGATCGCGACCCCAGCGGCGTGGGCCCATCTGGGACTCGTGCCGCCGCAGCAGCAAGCGGGCGGAAGCGGGCAGCAGGGCTTGTTCGGGGCCTGA
- a CDS encoding adenine phosphoribosyltransferase, with translation MSAPAGLRELLLSRIADVPDHPQPGVVFKDITPLLDDPAAFGAVTEAFVELCERHRVDKVVGLEARGFILAAPVAIRAGVGFVPVRKAGKLPRATLRQAYELEYGTAEIEIHADALAPGERVLVIDDVLATGGTADASLQLIRRAGAEVAGVAVLLELDFLAGRQRLEAGLKGAPLEVLITV, from the coding sequence ATGAGCGCCCCGGCAGGCCTGCGTGAGCTGCTGCTGAGCCGGATCGCGGACGTCCCGGACCACCCGCAGCCGGGTGTGGTGTTCAAGGACATCACCCCGCTGCTGGACGACCCGGCGGCCTTCGGCGCGGTGACCGAGGCGTTCGTCGAGCTGTGCGAGCGCCATCGGGTGGACAAGGTCGTGGGCCTGGAGGCGCGCGGCTTCATCCTCGCCGCCCCGGTCGCGATCCGGGCCGGCGTCGGTTTCGTCCCCGTACGCAAGGCCGGAAAGCTGCCCCGCGCGACGCTCCGGCAGGCGTACGAGCTGGAGTACGGCACCGCCGAGATCGAGATCCACGCCGATGCGCTGGCCCCGGGAGAACGGGTGCTGGTGATCGACGACGTCCTCGCCACCGGCGGCACGGCAGACGCCTCGCTTCAGCTCATCCGCCGTGCGGGCGCCGAGGTCGCGGGCGTGGCGGTGCTGCTCGAGCTGGACTTCCTGGCCGGGCGGCAGCGCCTGGAGGCGGGCCTGAAGGGGGCTCCGCTGGAGGTCCTGATCACGGTCTGA
- the ruvA gene encoding Holliday junction branch migration protein RuvA, with product MIAFVSGPVAALAPDTAVVEVGGIGMAVQCAPNTLSTLRIGQQAKLATSLVVREDSLTLYGFADDDERQTFELLQTASGVGPRLAQAMLAVHSPDTLRLAVSTGDEKTLTAVPGIGKKGAQKLLLELKDRLGEPVGTGRAGVGSAVTAGWRDQLHAALIGLGYATREADEAVTAVAPQAEAAVAEGGTPQVPQLLKAALQTLNRAR from the coding sequence ATGATCGCCTTCGTCTCCGGCCCGGTCGCGGCCCTCGCCCCGGACACCGCCGTCGTCGAGGTCGGCGGTATCGGCATGGCCGTCCAGTGCGCACCGAACACCCTGTCCACCCTCCGGATCGGACAGCAGGCCAAGCTCGCCACCTCCCTCGTCGTCCGCGAGGACTCACTCACGCTCTACGGCTTCGCCGACGACGACGAGCGGCAGACCTTCGAGTTGCTCCAGACCGCCAGCGGCGTCGGCCCCCGGCTCGCCCAGGCGATGCTGGCCGTGCACTCCCCGGACACCCTGCGCCTCGCCGTCTCGACCGGCGACGAGAAGACCCTGACCGCCGTTCCGGGCATCGGCAAGAAGGGCGCACAGAAGCTGCTCCTGGAGCTCAAGGACCGGCTCGGGGAGCCGGTGGGCACCGGCCGCGCGGGCGTCGGCAGCGCCGTCACGGCCGGCTGGCGCGACCAGCTGCACGCCGCCCTGATCGGCCTCGGCTATGCCACCCGCGAGGCGGACGAAGCGGTCACCGCGGTCGCCCCGCAGGCCGAGGCGGCCGTGGCCGAGGGCGGCACGCCCCAGGTGCCGCAGCTGCTCAAGGCCGCCCTGCAGACCCTCAACCGGGCGCGATGA